One segment of Drosophila mauritiana strain mau12 chromosome 3R, ASM438214v1, whole genome shotgun sequence DNA contains the following:
- the LOC117144498 gene encoding uncharacterized protein LOC117144498 yields the protein MQAHHAMPDFRCRNNCQHKECQRHAPLGIIDQHTQCKCLGEVNASSIFLENVLDLANTLSQVMIICGLHECKAKSTVDIITYAFLHYDQVCYCIDTTPKKRLRKEDLFHELGKKSLMNKVEAHLAYAIIKRGFKAFYYEPKVDLTYDEQGRPSYNDECVWVHAARKSAESYARFDGLSCSEQMAYEAKIKIAFKKFYDRMQTRKRQPEGDDCNCCFCAKKRGHLVYAKEPTPCSSSKKKPKHVCPYCCKKKQKQQYTHPARQPAKCPKCHKSRKFCCCTKMDFNLQWVKSIWERPDFNQYYKNEIAEIEDRLVKGTCWLPPEPEEKLLDEGEGEEEEEAHQEMSPEALLALGGKTVPTIPDEGNGSPLATKQPSITEAEGES from the coding sequence ATGCAGGCCCATCATGCGATGCCCGATTTTCGATGCCGGAATAATTGCCAGCACAAGGAGTGCCAGAGGCATGCTCCATTGGGCATAATCGATCAGCACACCCAGTGCAAGTGCTTGGGCGAGGTGAATGCCTCGTCGATTTTCCTGGAAAATGTCCTCGATCTGGCCAACACGTTGTCCCAGGTGATGATCATCTGTGGACTGCACGAGTGCAAAGCGAAGTCGACCGTGGACATCATCACGTATGCCTTCTTGCATTACGATCAGGTGTGCTATTGCATAGATACCACGCCCAAGAAGCGACTGCGAAAGGAGGATTTGTTCCACGAGCTGGGCAAGAAGTCGCTGATGAACAAGGTGGAGGCCCACTTGGCCTATGCCATCATCAAGAGGGGATTCAAGGCCTTCTACTACGAGCCGAAAGTGGACTTGACCTACGATGAGCAGGGCAGACCCTCGTACAACGATGAGTGCGTCTGGGTCCATGCAGCCAGGAAGTCAGCCGAGTCCTATGCCCGCTTCGATGGCCTCTCCTGCAGCGAACAGATGGCCTACGAGGCCAAGATCAAGATAGCCTTCAAGAAGTTCTACGATCGCATGCAGACGCGCAAGAGGCAGCCGGAGGGCGACGATTGCAACTGCTGTTTCTGCGCCAAGAAGCGGGGTCATCTGGTCTATGCCAAGGAACCGACTCCCTGCTCCTCCAGCAAAAAGAAGCCCAAGCACGTGTGTCCATATTGCTGCAAGAaaaagcagaagcagcagtaCACACATCCTGCGCGCCAGCCGGCCAAGTGCCCCAAGTGCCACAAGTCGCGCAAGTTCTGCTGCTGCACCAAAATGGACTTCAACTTGCAGTGGGTCAAGAGCATATGGGAGCGACCGGACTTCAATCAGTACTACAAGAACGAGATCGCCGAGATCGAGGACCGCCTGGTCAAGGGAACCTGCTGGCTGCCGCCGGAGCCTGAGGAAAAGCTGCTCGATGAAGGCGAgggcgaggaggaggaggaagccCACCAGGAGATGTCGCCGGAGGCTCTCCTCGCGCTCGGCGGCAAAACGGTGCCCACTATTCCGGATGAAGGAAACGGTTCACCACTGGCCACCAAACAGCCTTCAATCACCGAGGCTGAGGGCGAGTCCTAA